AGAGCCCTGCAACCGACCCTGTTCAGCGCATATTCGAGTTCGGCCAGCCGGTAGGCCGGGTTGATGTTGACGAGGACAAGCCCGATGCGCGCGGTGGCGAACTGCGTGACCAGCCATTCCCAGCGGTTGGGCGACCAGATGCCGACACGCTCGCCCTTTCCCAGACCGAGTTTCGCCAGACCGGCGGCGAATGTGTCGACCGTCTGCGCCAGCTCATCCCAGGAAAAGCGCTTGCCCTGGCTCGGAAAAACAGCGGCATCGCGCGGACCATGAGCCCGCACCGTATCGCCCAGCAATTGCGGGATGGTCTTGTCGAGCAACGGCACGAGGCGTTCGCCCGACACATGCGAAAGCCCGTCTCGGGGCGCGATGAACACAGCACCGGCCTGCGCGGCGCGATCGAATGTCGGGCGCGTGCCTTTCAGTTCGTCGGGATTGATCGCCATGGCCACCTCCTGCGCTAGCCGGCAGAGGCTATCAGCCGGTCAACCGACAGAACATCCAGTCAAAAGTCTGATGGCGCAAGCGGCCGCGTGTCGCTGCTATGCGAGCGAGGCCGCGACCTTGGCGGTGATGTCGGCGACAAGGGCTGCATCGGCCGGCTTGCGTTCCTTCTTCGAGGCCACGAGGCAGGCCTGCGATTTCAGCACGATGCCGTCCGACAGGATTTTCAGATGGTTCGCCTTTAGCGTCGAGCCGGTCGTGGTGATGTCGACGATGATGTCAGCCGAGCCTGCTGCCGGCGCGCCTTCGGTGGCGCCCAGGCTCTCGACGATGCGATAGACCTGGATACCGTGCTTGGCGGTGAAGAATTGCTGCGTCAGCCGCCAGTATTTGGTGGCGATGCGCAGCCTGCGGCCATGGCGCTGGCGGAAGTCGGCGGCGACATCGTCGAGGTCGGCCATGGTGTCGACGTCCAACCAGATGTCCGGCACCGCCACGACCACATCGGCGTGGCCAAAGCCCAGCCGGGCCGCGATCTCGGCGCGCGATTGCCAGTCGGCCAGGTTCTCGCGCAAAAGGTCTTCGCCGGTGATGCCGAGGTCGACGGCGCCCTGTCCGATCTCGCCGGCGATTTCGGATGCCGACAGGAACGCCACCTCGATATCGTCGCGGCCGGCGATACGCGCGTGATATTTGCGGTCGTCCTCCGGCAGGCTGACGGCAAGCCCGGCCTTCGCCAGAACCTCAAGCGCCTGTTCCTTCAGCCGCCCCTTGGACGGGATCGCCAGCGTCACGGTCATGATGCGTCACCCCGTAGCGCCTCGATGCGGTCGAGCCAGACCGAGAAACCGACACCGGGAATCTGGCTTTTGGCGCCGAGCAGCGTCAGCAGGCGGTCGTAGCGCCCGCCGCCGGCCAATGGACGCTCGCCATCGGCGGAGGCTATTTCGAAGACGAGGCCGGTGTAATAATCCAGCGGACGACCGAAAGCGGCATCGTAGCGGACCGCTTCTGACGGCAGGCCATGGCCGGCGACCGCGTCCGCGCGGGCAGCGAACGTGTCGAGCGCGGCGCCCAGCGCCAGGCCAGCATCGGCGGCGAAGCGCTCCAGCGCCGCGGCCGCCTGCGCCAGCGGCACATGGATGGCCAGGAATGCCTTCAATGCCGCAAACGCCTCGTCGGACAAACGCACGGAACGCAGCTGCGCCTTCTCGACCAGCCGGCGCGCGATGTCCGCCGGTGTGCGGCCGGCGGAGGCCGAGAGACCGACCGTTTCCATGCCGCCGGCGATGTGCGCCATCAGCCCGTCGAGATCGGCGTCCAGCGCCAGCGTGGCGATAGGCGCCGGCAATTGGCCGTTGCGCGGCGGGTTGGCGAGATCGGCAAGCGCGGCTTCCAGCATCTCCTTCGAACCGAAAGCGCGGGCGAGCCGCATGCGCCAGCCGCGCGGCAGGCCGAGCGCGGCCAACACCGCTTCGAAGATAGCCTGATCGCCCAGCGTGACCGACAAGACGCGATCCGGCAGCGCCAGCGACAGCAAGGCATGGGCATCGGCAATGTTGCGGGCGTCGGCGGCGGCGGTGTCGGTATCGCCAAGGTCCTCGATGCCGGCCTGGAAAAATTCGTTACCGCCTTCGCGCCGCTGGCGGAAAACCTCGCCGAGATAGCCGTAGCGGCGCGGCGTGCCCGCCTGGCTGGCGATGTGGTCGAGGCAAACCGGAATGGTGAATTCGGGACGCAGGCAAAGCGTCTGGCCGGTCTCGCTTTCGGTCAGGAAGATGCGGCGGCGCAGATCCTCGCCGGCCATATCGAGGAACGGATCGGCCGGCTGCAGCACCGCCACTTCGACGAGACCGGCGCCGCGCCGTTCGAGCAGCGCAGCGACTTCGCCGGCGAAAGCTGGGGGCCGCGCGCTTCTCACGAGGACACTTTCTGCATCAGCTCGATGCGGTTGCCGAACGGATCGTAGATGTGGATGCGCACATAACCCGCCAGCGGCACATCGGTCGCCACGCGATAGCCGGCGTTTGTCACCGCCGCCTCCAACGCCTTCACATCGTCAACCAAGAAGGCAGGATGCGCCTTGCCGGCCGCATGAAAGTCGGGGTCGACGCCGAGATGCACTTTCACCGCGCCGCTTTCGAACCAGCAGCCACCACGCGCTGCGAGACTGTCGGGCTTCGCCAGCTCGATCAGGCCTAGAATGCCGGCATAGAAGGCGCGAGCGTCGGCCTCGCGCCCCCCCGGCATGGCAAGCTGGACATGATCGATGGCGAGCAGCGTCATTGGCGATCGGCTGCCTGCGCGGCCAGAATCTTCTTCACCTCGGCCACCAGATCGGCCTCCGGCACAGTCACTTGGCCCGGGCGCGCTTCCTTGTATTCGGCGTGGTCGGCGATCGCCGCCGCCTGCCGGGCGCCCTCGATCAGGTCCTTCAGCTGCACTTCGCCTGCATCGCGCTCGCTTGACCCCTGGATGACCGCGACGGGAGAGCCGCGGCGGTCGGCATATTTCAGCTGCGCCTTCATGCCGGCCCCGCCGAGATAGAGCTCGGCGCGAATGCCGGCCTGGCGCAACTGCGAGACCATCTTCTGGTAACGGCCGAGGCTTTCCGTGTCCCGGTCCATGACCAGCACGACGACGGGCTGGACGATGTCGGACATGTCGAGCTTGCCGAGGTTCTTCAGCGCCGTCATCAAGCGCGAGACGCCGATGGAGAAGCCGGTGGCCGGCACGGGCTCGCCACGGAAACGCGAGATCAGCCCATCATAACGACCGCCGCCGCCGACCGAGCCGAAGCGCACGATCTTGCCTTCGTCATTGGGGATTTCGGCGAGCAATTCGGCCTCGTAGACCGGGCCGGTGTAATATTCGAGGCCACGGACGATGGAGGGGTCGATCTTGACGCGGCCATCCTCATAGCCAGCGGCGGCAATCATCGCGCCGATATCTTGCAGTTCCTGCACGCCCTCTGCCCCACGTTCCGAGCCGGAGACCGCGGCCCGCATCTTGACCAGCGTATCGGTGAGATCGCCAGTGCTTGGTGCCGTCAGAAGCAGCACACGATCGGCCTGTGCATCATCCAACCCAGCGCCCTTGGTGAAATCGCCGCTTTCGTCGAGGCGGCCCTTGCCAAGCAAAGCGCGCACGCCGTCCGGCCCGACCTTGTCGAGCTTGTCGATGGCGCGCAGCACGATCAGACGGCGGCCGGCATTGTCATCGCCGCCGAGGCCGATGGCCTCCAGCACGCCGTCCAGCACCTTGCGGTTATTGACGCGGATGACATAGTCGCCGCGCGCAATACCCAGCGCTTCCATCACGTCGGCCATCATCATCGCCATTTCGGCATCCGCCGCCACGCCGGGCGTGCCGATCGTGTCGGCGTCGAACTGCATGAACTGGCGGAAGCGTCCCGGACCCGGCTTCTCGTTGCGGAACACCCAGCCGGAGCGGTAGCTGCGATAGGGTTTCGGCAGGCGGTCGTAATTCTCGGCGACGAAACGCGCCGTCGGCGCGGTCAGGTCGTAGCGCAGCGACAGCCACTGCTCATCGTCGTCCTGGAAGGAGAAGACGCCCTCGTTCGGGCGATCCTGGTCGGGCAGGAACTTGCCGAGCGCATCCGTATATTCGATCAGCGGCTGCTCGACCGGCTCGAAGCCATAGAGCTCGTAGACGCCGCGAATGGTCGCCATCATCTTGTCGACGGCGCGGATATCCTCGGCGCTGCGGTCGGCAAACCCGCGCGGCAGCCGCGCCTTCATCTTTTCCGGTTTGTCGGCCATGGCCTCAATGCTCGCTGTCAGTGGTGTCCGCGGACGGGAAATGCACCGCTTTCGCGGCGCGGTTGTCCTAGCCGATGCGGCATGGAGCGGCAAGAAGTTTGCCAAAACGGCAATGTCCCGTCGGCATGGCTGTCTTCAGCAGACGACGACGCTCAACCACCTGCCCCAGTTCGACCTCGTTCAGCACTCGTCAACCATTGCGGCACAAGGCGCCGAAAACGAACCAATTCGGCCATTATCGCGGCATCGTGCCGACATAATCCCCGCCGATAAGCAGCTGGAAACCAAGGATTTGCACCCGAAATGGCTACCGCGCGGAAAATCGACTTCCTGGACGAACCGACAATGACCGCGCAGGTAATCCCGTTGCGTCGTCCGGAGGCAATTGCGCCCGCGATCAGCCAGCACGCGGGGCCGTTCGAGGTTCCGGTAGAGGAGCGCAACAATTCCAGCGTCGGCGATGTTCTCGTCACCGGGCTGCTCGTCATCTATCCGGCACTCGCCACCATCACCGCGATCGTCATCGGCCTGATGCTGTCGCGCGGCTGACCCTCGCCTATTTCGGGCGCCGCAGCGCCTTTCGTTCAGCCTCGACCTCGGCGCGGCAATAACAACCCTCGATATGGTCGTTGACCATGCCCATCGCCTGCATGAAGGCGTAGACCGTGGTCGGACCGACGAAGCTCCAGCCGCGCTTCTTCAATTCCTTCGAAATGCGTGTCGAGACCGCGGTCGTCGGATTGGCGCGCACATGGACGATGTCGACCACCGCCGGCCGCTCTTCCGGCGCCGGCTCGAACTTCCAGAACCAGGCGGCCAGCGAGCCCGCCTCGTCGGCCAATGCGCGGGCGCGCTTGGCGTTGTTGATGGTGGAAACGATCTTGCCGCGGTGGCGGACGATGCCGGCATTGCCAAGCAGCCGTTCGACATCGGCATCGGTGAAACGCGCCACGCGGTCGAAGTCGAACCCGTCGAAGGCTTCGCGGAAGGCCTCGCGCTTGCGCAGTATGGTGAGCCAGGAGAGGCCCGACTGGAAACCTTCCAGGCAGATCTTCTCGAACAGCCGGCGATCTTCGGTGACGGGACGTCCCCATTCGCGGTCGTGATAGTGCTGGTAGTCCGGCAGGTTGCCATGCCAGGCACAGCGGGTCAGGCCGTCGGCCCCTTTGATCAGGCCATTGTTGTCGCTCATCGCAAATCCGTTCGTTAACGCGCTTTCGGCCTGCTTTACCGGCGCTTTACCAGATTCCTGAACCCACCGGTAACCACACCAAAAGGTTTACTGACAAAGCAGCATTTTAAGCAGTCCGATTCACTTTTCGCTTGCCGCCTCCAGCCAACATGTCGGTCGAAGCCGGAAGGGACACCCGATTCCGGCCAAGTGTGACGATCGAGTTGAGAGTGCGTCCATGAGAAAACTGCTTTTGCCATTGTTCGGCGCCATTGGGGCGCTGGCGGCGGCCTCCAGCCCTACCCTTGCCAGCGACCGCTACGCCGAACGACCGCCGGTGATGGTCAGCCCCGATCTTTCGGCGCCATGGGTATTGCAGCTCGGCCGTGCGCCGGGCGCGGCTCGGCAGGCCCAGGCCTATGCCGTCCAGCCGTCCATGGATCAGCCGCAGGTACGCTACCGACAGGGTCAGCCGCGCGTGCAGTATCGCCAGGTTCAACCGCAGGCGCAGCCGG
The genomic region above belongs to Mesorhizobium terrae and contains:
- the hisG gene encoding ATP phosphoribosyltransferase, whose protein sequence is MTVTLAIPSKGRLKEQALEVLAKAGLAVSLPEDDRKYHARIAGRDDIEVAFLSASEIAGEIGQGAVDLGITGEDLLRENLADWQSRAEIAARLGFGHADVVVAVPDIWLDVDTMADLDDVAADFRQRHGRRLRIATKYWRLTQQFFTAKHGIQVYRIVESLGATEGAPAAGSADIIVDITTTGSTLKANHLKILSDGIVLKSQACLVASKKERKPADAALVADITAKVAASLA
- a CDS encoding ATP phosphoribosyltransferase regulatory subunit; its protein translation is MRSARPPAFAGEVAALLERRGAGLVEVAVLQPADPFLDMAGEDLRRRIFLTESETGQTLCLRPEFTIPVCLDHIASQAGTPRRYGYLGEVFRQRREGGNEFFQAGIEDLGDTDTAAADARNIADAHALLSLALPDRVLSVTLGDQAIFEAVLAALGLPRGWRMRLARAFGSKEMLEAALADLANPPRNGQLPAPIATLALDADLDGLMAHIAGGMETVGLSASAGRTPADIARRLVEKAQLRSVRLSDEAFAALKAFLAIHVPLAQAAAALERFAADAGLALGAALDTFAARADAVAGHGLPSEAVRYDAAFGRPLDYYTGLVFEIASADGERPLAGGGRYDRLLTLLGAKSQIPGVGFSVWLDRIEALRGDAS
- a CDS encoding VOC family protein, whose translation is MTLLAIDHVQLAMPGGREADARAFYAGILGLIELAKPDSLAARGGCWFESGAVKVHLGVDPDFHAAGKAHPAFLVDDVKALEAAVTNAGYRVATDVPLAGYVRIHIYDPFGNRIELMQKVSS
- the hisS gene encoding histidine--tRNA ligase, with the protein product MADKPEKMKARLPRGFADRSAEDIRAVDKMMATIRGVYELYGFEPVEQPLIEYTDALGKFLPDQDRPNEGVFSFQDDDEQWLSLRYDLTAPTARFVAENYDRLPKPYRSYRSGWVFRNEKPGPGRFRQFMQFDADTIGTPGVAADAEMAMMMADVMEALGIARGDYVIRVNNRKVLDGVLEAIGLGGDDNAGRRLIVLRAIDKLDKVGPDGVRALLGKGRLDESGDFTKGAGLDDAQADRVLLLTAPSTGDLTDTLVKMRAAVSGSERGAEGVQELQDIGAMIAAAGYEDGRVKIDPSIVRGLEYYTGPVYEAELLAEIPNDEGKIVRFGSVGGGGRYDGLISRFRGEPVPATGFSIGVSRLMTALKNLGKLDMSDIVQPVVVLVMDRDTESLGRYQKMVSQLRQAGIRAELYLGGAGMKAQLKYADRRGSPVAVIQGSSERDAGEVQLKDLIEGARQAAAIADHAEYKEARPGQVTVPEADLVAEVKKILAAQAADRQ
- a CDS encoding DNA-3-methyladenine glycosylase I; the protein is MSDNNGLIKGADGLTRCAWHGNLPDYQHYHDREWGRPVTEDRRLFEKICLEGFQSGLSWLTILRKREAFREAFDGFDFDRVARFTDADVERLLGNAGIVRHRGKIVSTINNAKRARALADEAGSLAAWFWKFEPAPEERPAVVDIVHVRANPTTAVSTRISKELKKRGWSFVGPTTVYAFMQAMGMVNDHIEGCYCRAEVEAERKALRRPK